A region of the Cyprinus carpio isolate SPL01 unplaced genomic scaffold, ASM1834038v1 S000000169, whole genome shotgun sequence genome:
tctcgcacacttcaatgcactttgaatggaacatatacgttcgcttggaactggaatcatggcagaatatcctgtgatgtccacttcgcagggaaCTTTTGTtggaatagaacaaacgtctgaagccataagagagatatacaaaatgtgcagagtagagggacgcgaggactggaattgagaaccgctgctctacacccTTTAACCCtttgaagctctcactccggagggtaagcACTTTGTAGGGATGTGCGGATGAAAGAAACGCAGGGTGTGCCTCAGACCTGTGTCACTTTGCTCACATCTGAGAGATCCAATTTCAGTTTGAGATCTCCAACTCTGCACAGCTAACCTGCTCTGGGGCAGGTTATGTTCTGTGTAAATTACTATGGCAATGAACGCCGCTAAAACCCAAGCCACTTTCATGGTACCTAAAACCCAGGATTGAGATCCAGTAGCTCTTCTGTGCGATCGGACCAGACAGACTAGCCTTTGCTCTTCAAGTGTAACCCTGATGGCAGTTCAGCGGTTGTCCTTTCTGTCTGGAGATGCTCTGGGGCAGGGGTTCAGTCCTAGAcagccgctgtcctgcagagtttagctccaaacctgaaaaaaacaaaactctctagcctaagtaatcctgaagacatttataagcttgttcaggtgtgtttaatcagggttggagctgaactctgcaagACAACGCTCTCTAGGACTGAATTTGCCTACCCCAGCTTTGGGGTAGATTAAGCACGTACCAAGACATTTTTTATCACTTATAACTTCTGGGGAGATAGAGCAGACAATGGACAAAGATGAAACGCTCCAGATGTCACCTGTAGCCACATTCAGtcccatatttaaaaaagtttgcattttaagTGCATTCTCTCctcaaacattaaataatgcataattgcaTTCATTGTATGTCCTCTTATTTAGAATTGTTCATTAATTGCAGCATTTCACAGCAAGACAggatttttattcagatttatcaATATATGGAATGAAGTGATGCTTCAATACAATTAgagttgtttaatgtttaaaactgtaGCAAAGGTGATGGCCAAGCCTGGCCATAAGTGTTCATATGTAcatgacaaaagaaaataaaaagcctCAAGACAAACTATAATGGCATGAAGGAcgcaattaaaacaaatgaacatcACCAAATCACTTGACCATCTGATATGGGCCACATTTAAAGGTCACTTCAACAGCCTGGCCAAAAAACTTTCTACATCGGACCTGAAAAATCAAATCTGGGCCACATTCACCTGTGGTGAGAACGTAGcctaaatttatattttcttgtgCCATTTCAGATTGCTAGGCcatttgaaactctttccacacactAAACACAAATACGGCTTCACATAAGCACAAGTTTTCATATGTATCTGTATCATATGtgcaatggcaaaaaaaaaaaaaatcccatttaaatGGCCTTTGTCCAGAGTGAAAGCACAGATGATTGGTGAAATAGCTCCTTTTCTGAAGCTCTTGCCACACTCAGAGCACTGCAGTTTCTTTCCAAAATGCGTTTGCTAATGGTGTTTCAGGCATCTCCGATACACAAAGCTCCATTCGGCAAATCCTTCTACACAGGTCGCATTTAAGAGGTTCCACTCAGGAGTGAATTCTCCTGTGCCTCCTAGGGCCAATAATTTTATGGAAAGTCATTTCACACTCGTTACATAAAACCTTTTCTCTTTCGAGTGAATCCTCATGTGTCTCTCAAGGGTACCTTTACCtgcgaaactctttccacactgatcgcAGGCgaacggcttctctccggtgtgaacaTTTATGTGATACATGAGGCTGACTTTGCATGCGAAGACCTTCCCgcacagtttgcaggtgaaaggGCTTTTTCCAGTGTGACTTATCATGTGGGAGTCAAGAGCTGTTTTATaggtgaaactctttccacactgagtgcacgagtaaggcttctctccagtgtgaagtctCATGTGGGAGTCAAGAGCTGTTTTAtaagtgaaactctttccacactgagtcaagtgtaaggcttctctccagtgtgaagtctCATGTGGATTTTAAGACTGCGTTTTTCAGTGAAACTTCTTCCGCACTGTTGACATCCCAAACAGTCCTCTCCTGAGTGAATCTTCAAGTGGTCATTGAGGCttgatttacaaataaaactctttccacagtgatcGCAGgagaatggcttctctccagtgtgaaggtTCATGTGATACATTAAGCCAACCTTGTTTGTGAAGACCCTCCCgcacagtttgcaggtgaaaCGGCTCTTTCCAGTGTGACTTATCATGTGGGACTCGAGAGCTTTTTTatatgtgaaactctttccacactgagtgcaagggtaaggcttttctccagtgtgaagtcTCATGTGAATTTTAAGATGTGCTTTGTCAGCAAAACGTTTTCCGCATTGTTGACACACAAAGCAGTTTTCTTCCGAGTGAATCTTCAAGTGGTTATTAAGGCTTATTTTACGAAGaaatctctttccacactgatcacattcaaacggtttctctccagtgtgtttGTTCATGTGATACTCAAGGTTTAGTTCTGTTAAGAAACTCTTTTCACATTGTTGGCATGCAAAAGGCTTCGGTCCAGTGTGAACTATCATGTGATTTTTAAGGGTTTGTTTTcgaatgaaactctttccacactcttggcaggtaaaatctctctctccggtatgaattctcatgtgtacTTTCAGGCTTGCAGTTTGAGcataactctttccacactgttggcaggtgtaaggatCCTCTTCATTGTGGATTCTCATGTGTACTTGAAGGCTTTCATGttcactgaaactctttccacactgttggcaggtaaaaCCCTTCTCTTCATTGTGGATTCCCATGTGGGCTCTAAGGCTTTCATGTTCACTGAAACCCTGACCACagtgttggcaggtgtaaggatTCTCTCCACTGTGGATTCCCATGTGGATTCTAAGGCTTTCAGGGTGAATGAAATTCATCCCGCACTCAAAACAGGTGAAATAACCCCTAGTCAGTGTCTTCTGAGTTGTTTCAGTCTTTTCAGTCTGTGAGCACCTAAAAGAGTTCCCTCCAGTTTTGAAATGAttcttattttgaactttctcttcTGTTTGATTCAGTACTTCACGTTCCTCTTTCAGCAGCATCATGTCTAAGGCAAAAAGACAAATAAAGGTTTACCCcagtttaatgaaaacatttgtatacatttaaagaatcaaaatcaacatagataatcaaaaccaaaaataatgtaCAATGGACCCCATAGTTAGTAGATTCAAGAATCAATGTGTTAATTGTCATATGCACAGTAATGAAAAACAAGTTTCACTGTACAATGAAATTCTTTCTTTGCTGTCCAAAATGAATACCAAAAAAGTGCAAAAACTatgtaaagaataaaaaacacacacacacacacacacacacaacactaagTCGCAGGATTAGAAATATAGACTAtgttaatatagaaaatataaactatGTATGTATGCGCAAGTgttcaatgtattttttgttgcAATATTGACAAATGTGCAAAAACTATAGTACAGCAACGTTCAAATTGAATGCAGCTGTAGGTAATAATAGCAGCAGCAGTGACATTACTTCTTATGTTGCAATATTGACTTATGGTAGCGTGCAAATTGAATGCAACTTATGATAATAATAGCAGCAGCAGTAACACCTGTTTAAAAGTCTAATGGCTGAGGGAAAGGGGTCCCTTACTTAGAAAAGTTGTTACTTTTAATCTAATAACCTCTTAATTCAAAAGTCAACTATTTGACATTGCCCAGGGGAACtggttaattattaattacaaatcTACCATATGTCATGTCTAATATATTAGAAACagaatctgtttaaaaataaataaatctttacatCATTACATCTTTATGTAACCATGTAGCCGTCAGCTATAGTATTGCATCAGCTAGTgtgcctgaggaacaattccactcattctctactataggagaggaataattgtataaacatgttaaatcatctaaaccaacaacatgtatgttagaccctattccatctaagctcctaaaagaggtgcttccagaagtcatagatcctcttgactattattaattcctcattgtcattagaaTATgcccccaaaaccttcaaactggctgttattaagcctctcatcaaaaaaaacaacttgaccccaaataactagttaattacagaccgatctcgaagctcccttttctgtccaagatactagaataggtagtatcctcacaattatattccttcttagagaaaaatggcatctgtgaggatttccagtcaggatttagaccgtatcatagtactgagactgctctaattagagttacaaatgacctgctcttatcatctgaacgtggttgtatctctctattagtgctattggatcttagcgctgtgttcgacactattgaccacaacattttcttgaatagactagaaaactttgttggcattaatggaagtgtattagcatggtttaaatcgtacttatatgaccgccatcaatttgtagcagtgaatgaagaggtatcatatcgatcacaagtgcagtatggagtacctcaaggcttagtactagggccgttactcttcacgctttacatgttacccttgggagatatcatcaggaaacacggtgttagctttcactgttatgctgatgatactcagctctatatttctttgcggtcCGGCGAAActtaccaatttgaaaaaaataacgGAATGCATACttgatataaaaactggatgacgagtaatttctttagggcttttcacactgaacGTGAAAAAAAATTTGGTGCGATGAAGCTTTTGAATGGAAACAATAGATCCCTATGGGGCTATTCACACCAGGCGCGATCATtctcaaggatttttttttccaagcgtCACTCCACGAAGAAACAGACCGTCCAATAAGATTTGAGCTTTAGATCACCAGCCCAGAGCAGCTGCTCTTGCACAAATGGGCGA
Encoded here:
- the LOC109053340 gene encoding gastrula zinc finger protein XlCGF8.2DB-like, with the protein product MMLLKEEREVLNQTEEKVQNKNHFKTGGNSFRCSQTEKTETTQKTLTRGYFTCFECGMNFIHPESLRIHMGIHSGENPYTCQHCGQGFSEHESLRAHMGIHNEEKGFTCQQCGKSFSEHESLQVHMRIHNEEDPYTCQQCGKSYAQTASLKVHMRIHTGERDFTCQECGKSFIRKQTLKNHMIVHTGPKPFACQQCEKSFLTELNLEYHMNKHTGEKPFECDQCGKRFLRKISLNNHLKIHSEENCFVCQQCGKRFADKAHLKIHMRLHTGEKPYPCTQCGKSFTYKKALESHMISHTGKSRFTCKLCGRVFTNKVGLMYHMNLHTGEKPFSCDHCGKSFICKSSLNDHLKIHSGEDCLGCQQCGRSFTEKRSLKIHMRLHTGEKPYT